A window of Microbacterium sp. BK668 genomic DNA:
CGCGCAGATGGAACGACGATGGGACGAAGGTCAGCGAGGTTCAGCGCGTCGCTCAGCTCCTCTTCACTGATCTGTTTGGAGAAGTAGCCGAGACTCACGTGAGGGTAAAAGACCTCGTCCGGTTCAGGGACGGGGCCGCCGGCCGCCGCCACGAGCTCGCCTTGCATCTTTCGCAGCTCCTGTAATCCCGGTGACGTCGCGGAGAGACAGAGACCCTCCTGATAGATGAAGAGGCGATCGAAGACCAGCGGCCCGACCGAGGTGCGAGACGCCGCGCTGAAGACAGAGTCGACATGCTTACTCAGCGTCGCCGGGTCGTAA
This region includes:
- a CDS encoding 2'-5' RNA ligase family protein, whose amino-acid sequence is MPSHPLPRQRGAFERTRNHWWWREGWGPGTRYLTWHLTFEDATSLHEAAERAGKTLSTVTGVDVVPVEWLHLTMTGVGHSGDYDPATLSKHVDSVFSAASRTSVGPLVFDRLFIYQEGLCLSATSPGLQELRKMQGELVAAAGGPVPEPDEVFYPHVSLGYFSKQISEEELSDALNLADLRPIVVPSARLSLIELGRDDRVYTWRVVAQQELRR